Within the Marinobacter qingdaonensis genome, the region CACCAGGTTGCCACTGAAAAACAGCCGGATGGTCAGGGTCAGCTGTTCCTGCACGTACAGCTCGGCCTTGTCGGCGGAAAGTTCGATGAAGCTGTCCCGGGTAGCCGCCACCTCCTCATCCGGCGGCGAGCCGCTGACCACCTCAATGGTGACCGGCTCCGAGGTGGAGTCCTGGAAGCTCAGCGCCGGGATGGTCAATTGACCATTGCGTTTCGGTGCCAGTTGGTAGGTCCAGGTGATGACACCCACCATCTCGGAATTGACGGTGCGAATGCTGTAACGCTGATTCTGGGCCAGCACCTCGAAGTCCGGCTCCACCTTCTCGATGTCCGGGGAGGGCAGGTTCGACAGATCGAAGTTGAACAGGTTGCTCAGATTGATATCCAGCTTCATGGAGCCGGTGACCGTGACCGTTACGACTTCGCCCTCGTACAGGCGCTTGCGGTCCGGCTCCACCTTGAGCTCCCCGGCCTGGACCATGGCGCCCAGGCCCAACAGAACAAGCAGGGTGGCGAAGGAAATCAGCCGCTTTACCATGGTGTATCGCCCTCATCGGATGGTGTCTGACGCTCCTGGTACTGTTGCAGGAACTTGCGCTTCAACAGGCCGCCGGGGTTATCGGGAACCCGGCGCAGCCACTGTTCCTGGCCCTGGGACAATGGCTGTTCGGAGATCTGGGCCGGTGCCTCGGCCTGACCGCGGGTTTGCTGGTCCTCGGCTGAGCCGGACTGGGGTTGGGCCTGCTGCTCTTTACTGTCGGCCGGCTCCGAGTCCGGGTTCTGGTCTGGATTGTTACGGGAATCGGCAGCGTCTGAGGACGGATCCGAGGGCTCGCCGGGCTGCTGCGAGTTCTGGGATTGCTGATCCCCGTTTTGACGGTCGCTGGACTGGCCGGAGTTCTCGTTCTGGTTGTCGCCGGAGTCTTCGGACTGAGCATCCTGTTGCTGGTTTTGCTGCTGCTGTTGCTGCAGCAGCTGCTCGACCAGCTTCTGGTTGTGCCGGGCATCTTCCAGGGTGGGGTCCTGGTCCAGCGCCTCATCGTAGGCGCTCAGGGCCTGTTCCAGCTCGCCGGCGCGCGCCAGGGCATTGGCCCGGTTGTAGTCGGCCCGGGCGCCGGGTACCTCGGCAAAGGCCTTGGCGGCCTGCTCGAACTGACCGGCGCGGTACTGGGCCGCACCTCGCCATTCCGGATCTTCCAGGCGGCGGGCCGCGGCAGCCGGGTCCTCGGCAATCAGCTCCGGAGCCCGCTGGTCTTCCCGTTGCCAGAGCGCGCCCCAGTCCAGAGCCTGGGCCGGCTGGGGTACCAGCGGCAGGGTGCTGAGCGCCAGCACGGCAAAACCACCCCGGCGCCAGCCCAGGAGCAGCAGCGGCAGTGCCAGCCAGAGCAGCCAGTAGCCGTCGTCCTGCCAGCGGTTGACGGTGGCGCCATCCTCGTTGTCCTGCCACTGATCCGAGTCGACCGGCTCCAGGCCGAGGGCGCGAATGTCGGTGTCGTCCAGGGTCAGGCGTCGGCTCTCGCCGCCGTTGTCCCGGGCCAGGCGGGCCAGGGCCTGGGGTTCGGCCCGGGTGATCACGATCTCATCGTTCTCGCGGATAAAGCCCCGTTTGGCCAAGGGAATGGGGCCGCCCTGTTCGGTGCCGACCACCAGGGTGCTGAGCGCCAGACCGGTGCTGGCGAGACTGTCACGGATGCTGGCGTGGTAGCGCTCGGGTACCTCGTCGGAAATCAGCAGGATCCGGCCCTGGCCGGGTGCACCCTGGGTCAGCAGATTGCGGGCCCGGGCAACCGCCAGGTCGGCGCGGTTGCCGGGCGCCGGCATGATCACCGGCTCGAGCACGTCGAGCATGCCCTCGATGGTCTTGTTGTCGTCGGTCAGGGGCGCCACCACATGGGCATCGGCGGCGTACACGATCAGGCCGTTCAGGCTGCCCTGGCGGGCGTCGAGGATGTCGCGGATTTTCCGCTTGGCCAGGGTCAGCCGGTCCGGCTGGACATCCGCGGCCAGCATCGACAGGGACAGGTCGAGCACGATCACCAGGCTGTCCCCGGGCTGTTTCAGGGGCGTGGGCGCTTCCCGCCACGCCGGGCCGGCCAGGGCGATGGTCAGGGCGGTAATGGCCAGGGTCACCGGTAGTACGGGTGAGCGCTGGCGCTGGGTGGTGGCGCCGTCATGGCGCACCAGGGGCGAAAGCAACCGGGCCGGGATGATCCGGGCCCAACCGCTGTCGCCCAGGCGCAGGTGCCGGAGCCCGACATAGATCAGCGGCAGGCTGAGCAGCAGCAACAGCCAGAATGGACGCAGGAAATGAAATTCAGCCATGGGCGTCCCCTTCGCTCGGGGCCGGGCGGAGCCGCGGCACCAGTTCTCGCACCAACAATTGCGCCAGCCAGAGCAGGGCCGCCAGACCCGCGGGCCAGGCAAAGAGTTCGGTCACCGGGCGATAGAACTTGCCCTCCAGCTCGATGGCCTCCAGCTGGTTGATGGTCTCGTAGATCAGTTCCAGTTCCGGCAGGCTGCGGGCCCGGAAGTACTGACCGCCGGTCTGCTCGGCCATGCGGGTCAGCAGGGCCTCGTCCAGGTCCCGGGACGGGTTCACCCGGCGCGAGCCCAGGAAACCGCGCTGCACCATGGATTCGGCACCGATGCCGATGGTGTACAGGCGCACCCCGGCGGCCTCAGCGATTTCCGTGGCCTTGTCCGGGGTAATCTCGCCGGCGGTGTTGGCGCCGTCGGTCAGCAGCACCACCACCCGCTGTTCCTGGGGCCGGTCCCGCAGGCGCTTGATGGCCAGGCCGACGGCGTCGCCGATGGCGGTGGCGCGACCGGCCATGCCCAGCCCGGACTCGCGCATCAGGGTGCGCACCGTGGCCAGATCGAAGGTCAGTGGCACCTGCACGTAGGGTTCGGTACCGAACAGGATCAGGCCAAGCCGATCGCCCTGGCGCCGGGTGATGAAATCATCGAGCACCACTTTCACCGCCTGCAGCCGGTTGATGCTGCGGCCCTGAATGACCATGTCCTGCTCGTCCATGCTCGGGGAAATGTCCACCACCAGCATCAGGTCCCGGCCCGAGACCGGCAACTGGATCTGCTCGCCTACGTGCTGGGGCCGGGCCAGGGCCAACACCAGCAGTAACCAGGCCAGCAGCAACAGCAGTTTGCGCCAGAGTGGCGTGGCATTACCCCGACGGCTGACGCCGGGCAGATCCGACAGCCAGTGGCCCACGGGCAGCACCGGGGCGTCCACGGTGTGACCCACCGGCCGGCGCCACTGCAGCAGCAGCGGGGCCAGAACAAGCAGCAAGAGCCAGGGGTAGGCCAGGGTCAGCATGTCGGTCCTCCCAGCCAGTACTGGGCGAAGCGGGTTGCCTGTTTTGGATCGGCCTCGAGGTTGGGCTGCCAGGCGCTGTGCACCATGGCCTCGACCACCGGCCGTGAGGCGATGCGCTGGCCAGGTGCAGTCTCCAGCAGGAAATCGATCCAGGCATCACCGGACAGGCTTTCCGGGTGCCGCTCCGGATAGCGCTGCCGGGCCGCCCGTTTCAGCAAGGTGTTCAACTGGGCGAACCAGGCCGGATCCGGACGGGCCTGACGGTCCAGTTCCGACAACTCGGCCCGGGCCTGCTTCAGCCAGCGGTTGCTCTTGACGCGCCGGTGGACCAGCCAGACCAGCGCCACAATCAGCAGCAGGGCCAACAGGGTCAGCAGCCACCAGCCGGGTGCCGGCGGCCAGAATCCCCCGGCGGTGGGCAGATGGATGTCTTTCAGCTGGCTGAGCGGATCCTGGGGATTCATCCGATCCGCCCTCCCGGGCCCAGCAGTGGTTTCAGCGCGACCGCCGGGTCGTCGCCGGTGAACAGTCGGGCCGAGGCTACGCCTGAGGTGCGGAAGCAATGCTCTAGGCGTGCCTCGTGGGCGTCGACTTTTTCGCGCCAGGCGGCCTGGAAACGGGTGTTGCCGGCATCGAACCAGACCGGCCCTTCAGGCCCGGCCACCGCGAACCGGCCATGGTCGGGCAAGGTCAGTTCCAGCGGATCGACAATGCGCAGGGCACTCACGGAGTTGTGCCGGGCCAGGGCCCCGAGCAGGGTGCCGGTGTCCTCGGAGATGCCGAAAAAATCGCTGATCACGAAAATCCGGCTGCCGGTGTGCGCCACCCGGCGCGCTTCCGCCAGGGCCTGGTCCAGCCCGTGGACCGGACTTGCGGCCGTGGCCTGATCGGTGTTCTGGCCGGGCTGGCGCTGCTGGTCGGCCAGGGTGTCTAGCAGACGCAGCACGGATTTCTTGCGGCGGGCCGGACGCAGCACGCTCAGCTCCCGATCGTTGAACACGATGCCGCCGACCTGGTCGCCGGCCCAGAGCGCAAGCCAGGCCAGCAGCCCCGCCACCTGGGCGGCGCGGACCTGCTTGTAGGCGCCGGCGCTGGCGAAGAACAGGGTCTGGCCGAGGTCGCACAGCAGTAGCACCGGGCGCTCCCGTTCTTCCTCGTACAGTTTGGTGTGCGGTGCCTGGCGCCGGGCGGTGACGCGCCAGTCGATGCTGCGGATGTCGTCGCCGGGCTGGTATTGGCGCACCTCGGCAAAGGCCATGCCGCGGCCCCGCTGGGGTGAGCGTTGGAGTCCGGCCTGGCGGGTACGAACCTGGCGAGCCGAGGGCAGTTTCAGGGCCCTGGCATCCGCCTGCAGGCGGATCAGGTCGGGCAGACCGATGTGGGTGAGCGCGTCGATCGTGGCCATGGTCGCGGTCAGTCTGTCCGTTCGCTGGCGGTCATCAGGCGCTGACCGGAACCCGGTCAATCAGGCGCTGGATGACGGTGTCCGCGGTCATGCCCTCGGCCTCGGCTTCGAAGGTCAGCAGGATCCGGTGTCGGAGCACGTCGAAGGCCATTGCCCGGACGTCGTCCGGGGTGACGTAGTCACGGCCATCGAGCCAGGCCAGGGCGCGGGCGCAGCGGTCCAGGGCAATGGTGCCCCGTGGGCTGGCGCCGAAGGCGGTCCAGCGCGCCAGTTCCGGGTCCAGGCTGGCGGCATCGCGGCTGGCCAGCACCAGGGCCAGCAGGTATTGCTCCACCGGCTCGGCCATGTAGATGTCGGCGACTTCGTTCCTGGCCTGGAACACCTGGTCGGCGGTCAGTTTGACGTCGGCGGCCGGCAGGCCCTGGCGGTAGTCGTTGCGGGCCAGGTGCAGGATGGCTTTCTCCGCGCTGGCGGAGGGGTAATGAATCACCACGTGCATCAGGAAACGGTCGAGCTGGGCTTCCGGCAATGGGTAGGTGCCTTCCTGCTCAATCGGGTTCTGGGTCGCCATCACCATGAACAGGCGGTCGAGCGGGAAGGTGCGCAGGCCGACACTGACCTGGCGTTCGCCCATGGCTTCCAGCAGCGCGGACTGGACCTTAGCCGGCGCCCGGTTGATCTCGTCGGCCAGCACCAGGTTGTGAAAGATCGGCCCGCGCTGAAATTCGAACTGCCCGGTTTCGGCCCGGTAGATCTCACTGCCGGTGACGTCCGAGGGCAGCAGATCCGGGGTGAACTGGATGCGATGAAAATCGCCGTCGAGGTGATCGGCGAGGGCCTTGATCGCCGTAGTCTTGGCCAGGCCGGGAGCCCCTTCGACCAGCAAATGGCCATCGGCGAGCAGAGCAATGAGAAGGCGGTCTACCAGTTTTTCCTGCCCGATTATCCTTTTTGCCAACTGCGACCGAAGTTCGCCGAACGTATGCTGTAGCGACATTGGAAGTGACTGCTCCCACGTATTTTTTTGGTTCATCAAACGGCGCTTTTTGTCCGTAAGTAGATGCCGCAGTTTTGGCATCTGGCCTGCAAAAATCAAGGGCTTGACTATGCTTATGTGACGATACGCCGATTACTTTTATTTCACACTAACCGAGGTCGATCATGAATGCGCTGACAGTGGCCAGCAAGGATCAGTTTTTTGAACAACTGGCTGATGCGTTCGCCCAGAAAATTGCCAAGACAGAAGCGAAAAAGATCAGCGAATTTGCCAAGCAGCATTATGCCCACATTCCGCTCGAAGAGCTGGTGAGTCGACGTTTTTCCGATACCTATGGTGCGGTCCTGGCGGCCTGGAACTTCCTGCAGAAGCGTGACGCCGAGGAAACCCCGGTATCGGTGTTCAACCCGGATCTCGAGAGTGACGGCTGGCAATCGACCCACACCGTCATCTTCATCCTGCACCCGAACATCCCGTTTCTGATCGACTCCCTGCGCATCGCCATCAATCAGCGCGAGATCGGCACCCATTCCATCCAGCACTCCATCCTGCAGGTGGAGCGCAACCAGGACGGCCGGCTGAACAAGCTGCTGTCGAACAAGAAGGCCAGCAAAGGCGCTCAGTTCGAAGCCTTCATCGTGCTGGAGATCGACCGGCACAGCGACCCCGAGGACCTGCGCGAGCTGGAGGAAGCCCTGCAGACGGTGCTGCACGAGGTGCGAATCGCGGTGTCCGACTTCCCGGTGGTCACCGACAAGGTCTGTGAGATCCTGGACGAGCTGGATTCCACCGTCGCCGGCATCAGCGACGAGGAAAAAGAAGAGGCCAGGGCATTCCTGAACTGGCTGGTGGAGGATCACTTCACCTTCCTCGGGTACGACGAGTACGACTTCGCCAAGGACAAGAGCGGCATGGCAGTGCGCCGGGTCGAGAATTCCGAGCTGGGCATACTCCGGGTCAACAACGAGCGCCCGGACCGGGTGCGCCTGAACGAGTTGCCCCAGCGCACCCGGCATGAAATGACCCGCACCGACGACATTTTCATCTTTGCCAAATCGGCCCAGCGCTCCCGGGTGCACCGGCCGGCCTACCCGGACTATATCGCGGTCAAGAAGTTCAACAGCAAGGGCGAAGTGGTGGGTGAGCGCCGTTTCCTCGGCCTGTACACCTCTCGGGTCTATAACGAACGGCCGGATGAAATTCCGCTGCTGCGCCGGAAATTCCAGAACGTGATCAAGCGCTCCGGCTTCATGCGCGACGATTACGCTGGCAAGGAGCTGGATCAGATTCTCACGGTCTATCCCCGGGACGAGCTGTTCCAGATCGAAAGCACCGAGTTGCTGAAAATCGCCAAGGCCATTCTCTATGTCCAGGAGCGCCGGCGCATTGAGCTGTTCATGCGCGAGGACGTGTACGGCCAGTTCGTCACCTGCCTGGCCTTTTTCCCACGGGACATCTACAACACCGAACTGCGCCAGAAAGTGGAGCAGGTGTTGCTGGAACGGCTCGAGGCCCAGGACATCGAATTCGTCACCCACTTCTCCGAATCGGTGCTGGCCCGGGTCCAGTTCACCATCCGGGTGCCCCAGGTCGAGAACCGGCAACTGCCCATCGCCGAGATTCGCGAGCAGGTCATTGAGCTCGCCCAGTCCTGGCGCGACGGTCTGTACGAGGCCCTGAGCGAGGCCTACGGCGAGGAGCAGGGCAACGAGCTGTCCCGGCTCTGGTCCGGCGGCTTCCCGGCCAGCTACACCGACATGTTCTCGCCCCGGCGCGCCGCCATCGACCTGGAGCACATCTCCGCCTCGGCCAAGTTCAAGGACCTGGCCATGAGTTTCTACCGGGCGCTGGAGGAGGATGAGAGCAAGCTGCACTTCAAGCTGTTCTTCCCCGACCAGCCGGTGCCGCTCTCGGACGTGATGCCGATCTTTGACAACCTGGGCTTCCGGGTCCTGGGTGAGCATCCGTTCGAGGTGACCGACCGGAACGGAAACACGGTCTGGATCCACGACTTCACGCTCAAGGCCCATTCCGGCCGGGTGGTCGATCTGCACCGCATCCGGCCGATCTTCGAGGACCTGTTCCGCAAGGTCTGGTACGGCGAGGCCGAGAACGACGCCTTCAACCGGCTGCTGCTGTCGTCCTACATGAGCTGGCGCGAGATCGCGCTGCTGCGCACCTACGCCCGCTACATGCGCCAGATCCGGTTCTCCAACAGTCAGACCTTCATCTCCAACACCCTGGTCAACCACGTGGACCTGGCTCGCACCTTGCTCGAGTACTTCGAGGTGCGCTTCAACCCGGACCGCTACCAGAGCGCCGGCAAGAGCAAGGCGGCGCAGCAAAAGCTGGAGATCGAATTCAACGCCGGTCTCGACGCGGTGGAGAACCTCAGTGAGGACCGGGTGCTGCGGCTGTACCAGGAGCTGATGCAGGCCACCCTGCGCACCAACTTCTACCAGCACGATGCCCAGGGCAGCAACAAGTCCTACATCAGCGTCAAGTTCGACCCCTCGCGCATTCCGGACGTGCCGCTGCCGCTGCCGATGTTCGAGATCTTTGTCTACTCGCCGCGGGTGGAAGGGGTGCACCTGCGCGGTGGCAAGGTTGCCCGGGGCGGGTTGCGCTGGTCCGACCGCTTCGAGGACTACCGCACCGAGATCCTGGGTCTGGTGAAGGCGCAGCAGGTCAAGAATGCGGTCATCGTGCCGGTTGGCGCCAAGGGCGGGTTCGTGGCCAAGCGCCTGCCGGATCCGTCCGATCGGGAGGCCTTCCAGGCCGAGGGCATTGAAGCCTACAAGACCTTTATCCGCGGCCTGCTCGACATCACCGACAACCTGGTCGATGCTGGCATCCAGCCGCCGGAGCGGGTGGTGCGACACGACGAGGACGATCATTACCTGGTGGTGGCGGCGGACAAGGGCACCGCTACCTTCTCCGACATCGCCAACGGCCTGTCCGCCGATTACGGCTTCTGGATGGGCGACGCCTTCGCCTCCGGGGGCAGCAACGGCTACGACCACAAAAAGATGGGCATCACTGCCCGGGGCGCCTGGGTGTCGGTGGAGCGGCACTTCCGGGAAATGGGCATCAACCCGGCGCTGGATGAGTTCACCGCCATCGGCATCGGCGACATGGGCGGTGACGTGTTCGGCAACGGCATGCTCTGCTCCGAGAAGACCAAGCTGGTGGCCGCCTTCAACCACATCCACATCTTCGTGGACCCGACGCCGGATCCGGAGAAGAGCTTCAAGGAGCGGCAGCGCCTGTTCCAGATGCCCCGTTCGGCCTGGACCGACTACGACACCAAGCTGATCTCCAAGGGCGGTGGCGTCTTCAGCCGGAATGCCAAGTCCATCCCGGTGAGCGCGGAGATGAAGAAACTGCTGGGCATCAAGTCCGATCGGGTGCCGCCGAACATGCTGATCTCCCACATCCTGCGGGCCCAGGTCGACCTGCTCTGGGTGGGTGGCATTGGCACCTACGTCAAGGCCGCCAATGAGTCCCACAGCGACGTTGGCGACAAGGCCAACGACGGTCTGCGCATCAATGGCAACGAGTTGCGCTGCAAGGTAGTCGGTGAGGGCGGCAACCTGGGGCTGACCCAGTTGGGCCGTATCGAGTACGCGCTCAGGGGCGGTCGCCTGAACACCGACTTCATCGACAACTCCGGCGGCGTCGACTGCTCGGACCACGAAGTCAACATGAAGATCCTGCTCAACCAGGCGGTGGCCATGGGCGACCTCACCGGCAAGCAGCGCAACTTGATGCTGGAGCAGATGACCGACGACGTTGCCGGCCTGGTGCTGAAGAACAACTACCGGCAGACCCAGGCCATCAGCATCGCCAGCGAGGACGCGGCGATCCGGCTGGAGGAATACCGCCGGTTGATCAACACCTTCGAAAACGAAGGCAAGCTCAATCGGGCGCTGGAATTCCTGCCGGACGACGAGACCCTGACCGAGCGCAAACTGGACAAGAAAGGCCTGACCCGGCCGGAGCTGTCGGTCCTGATTTCCTATGTGAAGGGCGATCTGAAGCAGACCCTGATCGACAGCACGCTTCCGGACGAGCCGATGCTGGCTGGTGAGATGTACAAGGTGTTCCCGCGCACCATGACCCAGAAATTCACCCGGGAGCTGAGCGAGCACCAACTGCGGCGCGAGATCATCGCCACCCAGATTGCCAATGACATGGTCAATCACATGGGCATCACCTTCGTCGAGCGGCTGAACCAGTCCACCGGTGCCGACCCGGCGTCCATTGCCCTGGCCTGGATCATTGCCCGGGACGTGTTCCGCATCGACAACTGGTGGGACAAGATCGAGCACCAGGACTTCAATGTGCCGGCGCAGCTGCAGATGGAGCTGATGCAGGACCTGATGCGACTGATGCGTCGGTCGGTGCGCTGGTTGCTGCGCAACCGTCGGGCCGAGTTGAGCATCCAGAACCACATCGAGCGCTTTGCCGACAGCGTCTGGGCGATCACCGCCAACCTGCCGGAATACCTGGGTGAGCACGCCCTGCAGGCCTGGGAGAAGCGGCATCAGGCGCTGACCGAAGCGGGATTGCCGCAGGAGCTGGCGTCGGTGCTGTCCGGCACCGATTACCTGTACTCGTCCCTGGGCATCATCGAGGCCCAGGAAGCCACCGGCATGCCGCTCAAGACCGTCGCCAACCTCTATTACGACATTGGCGACAAGCTTGACCTGAACTGGTTTGCCCGCGCCATTGCCGGGCTGACCCCGGCGTCCCACTGGCAGGCCCTGGCCCGCGAGAGCTTCCGGGAAGACCTGGAGTGGCAGCAGCGGGCCTTGACCACAGGCGTGCTTAGACAGATCAGCAAACCGGAAGATGTGGATGCCTGCGTGGAGGCGTGGCTGGAGCGCCATGCGGGCATGATCCACCGCTGGAAAACCATGTTGACTGAGCTGAAAGGCGTGCGGGAGCCGGAATACGCCATGTTTTCGGTGGCCCTGAGGGAGCTGCTGGATCTGGCCCAGAGCACCATGCATTCCGGGCACGTGGAGGCCGAGGCTGCGACTAACTGACGGTTGCGTTGGCGCGATCAATACCGTTCAATCAGAACCTTACCAAGATCATAGGGGAGACTGTTGATGGGGCAGCTAGACCATCTTCTTGAAAACAACAAGGCCTGGGCCGAGGGCATCAAGTCCGAGGACCCGACCTTCTTCGAGCGTTTGTCCGCGCAGCAGGCGCCGGAATACCTGTGGATCGGCTGCGCCGACAGCCGGGTGCCGGCGAACCAGATCGTCGATCTAATGCCGGGCGAACTGTTCGTGCACCGGAACGTCGCCAACGTGGTGGTGCACACCGACTTCAACTGCCTGTCGGTGCTGCAGTTTGCGGTTGAGGTGCTCAAGGTTAAACACGTGATGGTGGTGGGCCATTACAGCTGTGGCGGGGTTAAGGCGGCGCTGCTGAACCAGGGGGATGGACTGATCACCAACTGGTTGCGTCACGTTCAGGATGTCCGTGACCGGCACCAGCCAATCCTCGACGCCATCGACAGCGAAAAGGACCGGGTCGACCGCCTGTGCGAGCTGAACGTGGTCGAGCAGGTGCGTCACGTGTGCCAGACCAGCATCGTGCGCGAGGCCTGGAAACGCGGCCAGAAACTGACGGTCCACGGCTTCGTCTACGACCTGGCCGACGGCAAGCTGCGCGACATGGGTCTGAAGGTCGGCAACGACGAGGAGCCCGAGCAGGTTCTGGAGCAGAGCATCCAGGAACTGGCGCAGCGTCCGGTGCGCGCAAGCCGGTAATCCGGCAATATAAGTCCCAGGTCGCCCGGGTCTGGCAAGACTCGGGCGCCGATTCCGGTTAGAGTAGCCCGTTTTACGGGTTTCCACGGGGTCGTATTGCCAATGTCTGTTATGCCCAATTCCCACGAAGCGCTGCTTCGCAATCGTGCCCGGCTGTCCGGCCGGGTCGCCCTGCTGGGCGTCAGCAGTCCGGCCTTGTTGGCGGAACTGCCGTCCGGTGGCCTGGTGATGACCGAACATGCAGGCTGCGCCAGCCAGCTCGAAGGGCAGGTAAACGGGGAGGCGGCCTGGCAGGTGGCTTTCGGATACG harbors:
- a CDS encoding VWA domain-containing protein: MAEFHFLRPFWLLLLLSLPLIYVGLRHLRLGDSGWARIIPARLLSPLVRHDGATTQRQRSPVLPVTLAITALTIALAGPAWREAPTPLKQPGDSLVIVLDLSLSMLAADVQPDRLTLAKRKIRDILDARQGSLNGLIVYAADAHVVAPLTDDNKTIEGMLDVLEPVIMPAPGNRADLAVARARNLLTQGAPGQGRILLISDEVPERYHASIRDSLASTGLALSTLVVGTEQGGPIPLAKRGFIRENDEIVITRAEPQALARLARDNGGESRRLTLDDTDIRALGLEPVDSDQWQDNEDGATVNRWQDDGYWLLWLALPLLLLGWRRGGFAVLALSTLPLVPQPAQALDWGALWQREDQRAPELIAEDPAAAARRLEDPEWRGAAQYRAGQFEQAAKAFAEVPGARADYNRANALARAGELEQALSAYDEALDQDPTLEDARHNQKLVEQLLQQQQQQNQQQDAQSEDSGDNQNENSGQSSDRQNGDQQSQNSQQPGEPSDPSSDAADSRNNPDQNPDSEPADSKEQQAQPQSGSAEDQQTRGQAEAPAQISEQPLSQGQEQWLRRVPDNPGGLLKRKFLQQYQERQTPSDEGDTPW
- a CDS encoding VWA domain-containing protein, with amino-acid sequence MLTLAYPWLLLLVLAPLLLQWRRPVGHTVDAPVLPVGHWLSDLPGVSRRGNATPLWRKLLLLLAWLLLVLALARPQHVGEQIQLPVSGRDLMLVVDISPSMDEQDMVIQGRSINRLQAVKVVLDDFITRRQGDRLGLILFGTEPYVQVPLTFDLATVRTLMRESGLGMAGRATAIGDAVGLAIKRLRDRPQEQRVVVLLTDGANTAGEITPDKATEIAEAAGVRLYTIGIGAESMVQRGFLGSRRVNPSRDLDEALLTRMAEQTGGQYFRARSLPELELIYETINQLEAIELEGKFYRPVTELFAWPAGLAALLWLAQLLVRELVPRLRPAPSEGDAHG
- a CDS encoding DUF4381 domain-containing protein; translated protein: MNPQDPLSQLKDIHLPTAGGFWPPAPGWWLLTLLALLLIVALVWLVHRRVKSNRWLKQARAELSELDRQARPDPAWFAQLNTLLKRAARQRYPERHPESLSGDAWIDFLLETAPGQRIASRPVVEAMVHSAWQPNLEADPKQATRFAQYWLGGPTC
- a CDS encoding DUF58 domain-containing protein, whose product is MATIDALTHIGLPDLIRLQADARALKLPSARQVRTRQAGLQRSPQRGRGMAFAEVRQYQPGDDIRSIDWRVTARRQAPHTKLYEEERERPVLLLCDLGQTLFFASAGAYKQVRAAQVAGLLAWLALWAGDQVGGIVFNDRELSVLRPARRKKSVLRLLDTLADQQRQPGQNTDQATAASPVHGLDQALAEARRVAHTGSRIFVISDFFGISEDTGTLLGALARHNSVSALRIVDPLELTLPDHGRFAVAGPEGPVWFDAGNTRFQAAWREKVDAHEARLEHCFRTSGVASARLFTGDDPAVALKPLLGPGGRIG
- a CDS encoding AAA family ATPase, with product MSLQHTFGELRSQLAKRIIGQEKLVDRLLIALLADGHLLVEGAPGLAKTTAIKALADHLDGDFHRIQFTPDLLPSDVTGSEIYRAETGQFEFQRGPIFHNLVLADEINRAPAKVQSALLEAMGERQVSVGLRTFPLDRLFMVMATQNPIEQEGTYPLPEAQLDRFLMHVVIHYPSASAEKAILHLARNDYRQGLPAADVKLTADQVFQARNEVADIYMAEPVEQYLLALVLASRDAASLDPELARWTAFGASPRGTIALDRCARALAWLDGRDYVTPDDVRAMAFDVLRHRILLTFEAEAEGMTADTVIQRLIDRVPVSA
- a CDS encoding NAD-glutamate dehydrogenase yields the protein MNALTVASKDQFFEQLADAFAQKIAKTEAKKISEFAKQHYAHIPLEELVSRRFSDTYGAVLAAWNFLQKRDAEETPVSVFNPDLESDGWQSTHTVIFILHPNIPFLIDSLRIAINQREIGTHSIQHSILQVERNQDGRLNKLLSNKKASKGAQFEAFIVLEIDRHSDPEDLRELEEALQTVLHEVRIAVSDFPVVTDKVCEILDELDSTVAGISDEEKEEARAFLNWLVEDHFTFLGYDEYDFAKDKSGMAVRRVENSELGILRVNNERPDRVRLNELPQRTRHEMTRTDDIFIFAKSAQRSRVHRPAYPDYIAVKKFNSKGEVVGERRFLGLYTSRVYNERPDEIPLLRRKFQNVIKRSGFMRDDYAGKELDQILTVYPRDELFQIESTELLKIAKAILYVQERRRIELFMREDVYGQFVTCLAFFPRDIYNTELRQKVEQVLLERLEAQDIEFVTHFSESVLARVQFTIRVPQVENRQLPIAEIREQVIELAQSWRDGLYEALSEAYGEEQGNELSRLWSGGFPASYTDMFSPRRAAIDLEHISASAKFKDLAMSFYRALEEDESKLHFKLFFPDQPVPLSDVMPIFDNLGFRVLGEHPFEVTDRNGNTVWIHDFTLKAHSGRVVDLHRIRPIFEDLFRKVWYGEAENDAFNRLLLSSYMSWREIALLRTYARYMRQIRFSNSQTFISNTLVNHVDLARTLLEYFEVRFNPDRYQSAGKSKAAQQKLEIEFNAGLDAVENLSEDRVLRLYQELMQATLRTNFYQHDAQGSNKSYISVKFDPSRIPDVPLPLPMFEIFVYSPRVEGVHLRGGKVARGGLRWSDRFEDYRTEILGLVKAQQVKNAVIVPVGAKGGFVAKRLPDPSDREAFQAEGIEAYKTFIRGLLDITDNLVDAGIQPPERVVRHDEDDHYLVVAADKGTATFSDIANGLSADYGFWMGDAFASGGSNGYDHKKMGITARGAWVSVERHFREMGINPALDEFTAIGIGDMGGDVFGNGMLCSEKTKLVAAFNHIHIFVDPTPDPEKSFKERQRLFQMPRSAWTDYDTKLISKGGGVFSRNAKSIPVSAEMKKLLGIKSDRVPPNMLISHILRAQVDLLWVGGIGTYVKAANESHSDVGDKANDGLRINGNELRCKVVGEGGNLGLTQLGRIEYALRGGRLNTDFIDNSGGVDCSDHEVNMKILLNQAVAMGDLTGKQRNLMLEQMTDDVAGLVLKNNYRQTQAISIASEDAAIRLEEYRRLINTFENEGKLNRALEFLPDDETLTERKLDKKGLTRPELSVLISYVKGDLKQTLIDSTLPDEPMLAGEMYKVFPRTMTQKFTRELSEHQLRREIIATQIANDMVNHMGITFVERLNQSTGADPASIALAWIIARDVFRIDNWWDKIEHQDFNVPAQLQMELMQDLMRLMRRSVRWLLRNRRAELSIQNHIERFADSVWAITANLPEYLGEHALQAWEKRHQALTEAGLPQELASVLSGTDYLYSSLGIIEAQEATGMPLKTVANLYYDIGDKLDLNWFARAIAGLTPASHWQALARESFREDLEWQQRALTTGVLRQISKPEDVDACVEAWLERHAGMIHRWKTMLTELKGVREPEYAMFSVALRELLDLAQSTMHSGHVEAEAATN
- the can gene encoding carbonate dehydratase; this translates as MGQLDHLLENNKAWAEGIKSEDPTFFERLSAQQAPEYLWIGCADSRVPANQIVDLMPGELFVHRNVANVVVHTDFNCLSVLQFAVEVLKVKHVMVVGHYSCGGVKAALLNQGDGLITNWLRHVQDVRDRHQPILDAIDSEKDRVDRLCELNVVEQVRHVCQTSIVREAWKRGQKLTVHGFVYDLADGKLRDMGLKVGNDEEPEQVLEQSIQELAQRPVRASR